The Vigna unguiculata cultivar IT97K-499-35 chromosome 6, ASM411807v1, whole genome shotgun sequence genome contains a region encoding:
- the LOC114186826 gene encoding cleavage and polyadenylation specificity factor subunit CG7185, protein MDEGEGGYGESGDPMDQFHRNEAISAVADDGFMAEEDDDYEDLYNDVNVGEGFLQSLRKNEDSGFRNDDVEEKKPPPPPPPPPVPDAPVVSISGVGDGGEGVGGGGSGIVESRVSGRVDGFQNQGFRGNEVGAKGGIRVELGHQSVKSDIEEQGGNDGAVLPGIEQQSHGGVVGSVGNEGLARQGQGGGGGGSANRVGGNGVGNSVGAVNSVSTAGVGGGGGGGGGSGASGGTILFVGDLHWWTTDAELETELSKYGSVKEVKFFDEKASGKSKGYCQVEFFDPSAATNCKEGMNGHVFNGRPCVVAFASPFTVKKMGEAQINRNQQMNPSAVTQQGRRGPSDSGAKPGGGNISTGGNYQGGDGNRGYGRGGNWGRGNNPGMGNRGPVNPMRNRGGGMGGRGIMGHGGNGFGQGIGGTPPLLHPQSMMSQGFDPAFGGPMGRMGSYGGFPGAPTPPFSGILPSFPGVGGVGLPGVAPHVNPAFFGRGMPVNGMGMMPTSGMDGPNMGMWSDPNMGGWGGEEPGGGKAGESSYGEEAASDHQYGEVSHDRAGWPMREKDRGSERDWSGSSERRYRDDRDQGYERDAPREKDTGHDPEWSERRHRDDRETGRERSRDRDRERSRDRERDHRERDRHREDRDRYADHHRYRDREAEHDDEWDRGRSSRTHSKSRLSQEEEHHSRPRDADYGKRRRLTSE, encoded by the coding sequence ATGGATGAAGGCGAGGGAGGGTACGGTGAGAGCGGCGATCCCATGGATCAGTTTCACCGTAACGAAGCTATATCCGCAGTCGCGGACGATGGTTTCATGGCAGAGGAAGATGATGATTATGAAGATCTTTACAACGATGTCAACGTCGGAGAAGGGTTCCTTCAGTCTTTGCGCAAAAATGAGGATTCGGGCTTCCGAAACGATGATGTCGAGGAGAAGAAGCCTCCGCCGCCCCCGCCGCCCCCGCCAGTTCCTGATGCTCCCGTGGTTTCGATTTCGGGTGTTGGTGACGGGGGAGAGGGTGTCGGAGGTGGCGGAAGTGGGATTGTAGAGTCTAGGGTTTCGGGGAGAGTTGATGGATTTCAGAATCAAGGGTTTAGAGGGAACGAGGTGGGTGCCAAAGGTGGGATCAGGGTTGAATTGGGGCACCAATCTGTGAAATCTGATATTGAGGAACAGGGTGGTAATGACGGGGCTGTACTTCCAGGGATTGAGCAGCAGTCACATGGCGGGGTTGTTGGGAGTGTGGGAAATGAGGGTTTAGCGAGACAAGGTCAAGGTGGGGGAGGAGGGGGTAGTGCTAATAGGGTTGGTGGAAATGGTGTTGGGAACAGTGTGGGCGCTGTTAATAGTGTTAGTACCGCAGgagttggtggtggtggtggtggtggcggtggtaGTGGTGCTTCCGGTGGTACTATATTGTTTGTTGGTGATTTGCATTGGTGGACTACTGATGCTGAGCTGGAAACTGAGCTTAGTAAGTATGGATCCGTTAAGGAGGTGAAGTTTTTCGATGAGAAGGCTAGTGGGAAGTCGAAGGGGTATTGCCAAGTTGAGTTTTTTGACCCTTCTGCTGCCACAAATTGCAAGGAGGGAATGAATGGTCATGTTTTTAATGGGAGACCATGTGTTGTTGCGTTTGCATCACCTTTTACAGTTAAGAAAATGGGGGAGGCTCAGATAAACAGAAATCAGCAGATGAACCCATCTGCAGTTACACAACAGGGAAGAAGGGGACCTTCTGATTCAGGGGCTAAGCCTGGTGGGGGTAATATTTCTACAGGTGGTAATTACCAAGGAGGAGATGGGAATAGAGGTTATGGGAGAGGAGGTAATTGGGGAAGAGGGAACAATCCTGGTATGGGGAATAGGGGGCCTGTGAATCCAATGAGGAATAGGGGTGGTGGGATGGGTGGTAGAGGTATAATGGGTCACGGTGGAAATGGTTTTGGACAGGGTATTGGTGGTACCCCTCCCCTGTTGCATCCTCAGTCAATGATGAGTCAGGGTTTTGATCCTGCTTTTGGTGGTCCTATGGGTAGAATGGGTAGCTATGGAGGCTTTCCTGGTGCTCCAACGCCTCCATTTTCTGGGATCTTACCATCATTCCCTGGTGTTGGAGGTGTTGGTTTGCCTGGAGTAGCACCTCATGTTAATCCTGCATTCTTTGGAAGGGGGATGCCAGTTAATGGTATGGGGATGATGCCTACATCTGGCATGGATGGTCCTAATATGGGGATGTGGTCGGATCCAAATATGGGTGGATGGGGTGGGGAAGAGCCTGGTGGTGGGAAGGCTGGAGAGTCAAGTTATGGGGAGGAAGCTGCATCTGACCATCAGTATGGTGAAGTGAGTCATGATAGAGCTGGATGGCCTATGAGGGAGAAAGATAGAGGTTCAGAACGAGACTGGTCTGGTTCTTCTGAGAGAAGGTATAGGGATGATAGAGATCAAGGATATGAGAGAGATGCACCTAGAGAGAAAGATACGGGCCATGATCCTGAGTGGTCTGAAAGAAGGCATCGTGATGATAGAGAAACTGGCCGAGAACGGTCTCGTGATCGTGACCGTGAACGATCGCGTGACCGTGAAAGGGATCATCGTGAACGTGACAGACACCGGGAAGATAGGGACCGGTATGCAGATCATCATAGGTATAGAGATCGGGAAGCAGAGCATGATGATGAGTGGGATAGGGGACGATCATCTAGGACTCACAGCAAGTCGCGGTTATCACAAGAGGAGGAGCACCATTCAAGGCCAAGAGATGCTGATTATGGGAAGAGGCGAAGGCTTACTTCTGAATAA